A single genomic interval of Desulfatiglans anilini DSM 4660 harbors:
- a CDS encoding F0F1 ATP synthase subunit gamma, translated as MQTLENLNRKIITAQDLLAVVQTMKSLAAVNIRQYERAAETMDAFRDVVDMGWQIFLRGGTALPSGSRARRAVCLVVGSDQGMCGQFNEVIVRHALERIEHLESTGFEVSCWSAGEKVVGGLEDAGRKDEASFRLPGSLPAIIHTVQEIIQRLDERRRERGGAFFHVSHNVLAPGAYVPSFHRLLPLDAEWARAYRARRWPNRSIPMLGASRENMFTGLFHQYLFVSIYRAFAQSLAAENAGRLTAMQAAEKNILEMEDELQALYREQRQAQITNELIDIISGFEALREDEQPV; from the coding sequence ATGCAGACGCTCGAGAACCTGAATAGGAAGATCATCACGGCGCAGGACCTCCTGGCGGTTGTCCAGACCATGAAGAGCCTGGCTGCCGTCAACATCCGGCAATACGAGCGCGCAGCGGAGACCATGGACGCCTTCCGGGATGTCGTGGACATGGGATGGCAGATCTTTCTGCGCGGAGGCACGGCCCTGCCTTCCGGTTCCCGCGCCCGCCGTGCCGTCTGCCTGGTGGTGGGATCCGACCAGGGGATGTGCGGTCAGTTCAACGAGGTGATCGTGCGCCATGCCCTCGAGCGGATCGAACACCTCGAATCCACGGGGTTCGAGGTCAGCTGCTGGTCGGCGGGGGAGAAGGTCGTCGGCGGCCTCGAGGATGCAGGCCGCAAAGACGAGGCGTCCTTTCGCCTGCCCGGCAGCCTCCCGGCGATCATCCACACGGTGCAGGAGATCATCCAGCGCCTGGACGAGCGGCGCCGCGAACGGGGCGGCGCCTTTTTCCATGTCAGCCACAACGTGCTCGCGCCGGGCGCCTATGTTCCTTCCTTTCACCGGCTGCTGCCGCTCGATGCCGAATGGGCCCGGGCCTATCGTGCGCGCAGATGGCCGAATCGGTCGATCCCCATGCTGGGGGCTTCCCGTGAAAACATGTTTACGGGCCTCTTCCACCAGTATCTTTTCGTTTCCATCTACCGGGCCTTCGCCCAATCCCTGGCGGCGGAGAATGCCGGGCGCCTGACGGCCATGCAGGCTGCCGAAAAGAACATCCTCGAGATGGAGGATGAGCTTCAGGCGCTTTACCGGGAGCAGCGGCAGGCACAGATCACCAATGAACTCATCGACATCATTTCCGGATTCGAGGCCTTGAGAGAGGATGAGCAGCCGGTTTGA
- a CDS encoding 30S ribosomal protein S1: MTTEFDESIEGIEEAEESFADLLAAYDTGMNEDLQVGDRIEGKIIAIGDDAVFVDTGTKIDGVVERAELLDEEGNLPCKVGDTLTLYAVSVSANEIRLSRALSGAGGFEILREAFENRLPVLGKIRGTCKGGFNVEVMNRRGFCPISQIDIRYVEQPEQYVGESYEFLITRLEERNIVVSRRDLLNRELEKTRAEFMETLSVGSVIEGEVVKLMPYGAFVRIAPGVEGMAHISELGWSRVERPEDVLRAGERVKVKVIGVQQADNPRQAKISLSIKQLSSDPWDTVQETVQDGQHLTGRVVRCAPFGVFVEIAPGIEGLVHISEMSYTRRVAKPEDLVAPGDPVSVVVKRVDPENRRISLSMKDAEGDPWALVGQKYPVGKTVTGTIEKKGPFGFFINLEPGITGLMPKSKMKAAADEAALDRLKEGDPIEATVSEINPAERKITLLPPAKTVQEEDSWQSFSQSGKGPLGSLGAELEKVLRPKNRA; encoded by the coding sequence ATGACGACTGAGTTTGATGAAAGCATCGAGGGCATTGAAGAGGCAGAGGAGAGCTTTGCCGATCTTCTGGCCGCCTATGATACGGGAATGAATGAAGATCTGCAGGTCGGCGACCGGATTGAGGGGAAGATCATCGCCATCGGCGACGATGCGGTGTTCGTGGACACGGGGACGAAGATCGACGGCGTGGTGGAGCGCGCCGAACTGCTGGATGAGGAAGGCAACCTGCCTTGCAAAGTGGGCGACACCCTGACGCTCTATGCCGTATCGGTCAGCGCCAACGAAATCCGCCTTTCACGCGCCCTGTCCGGAGCGGGAGGGTTCGAGATCCTGCGGGAAGCCTTCGAGAACCGGCTGCCCGTCCTCGGGAAGATTCGCGGGACCTGCAAAGGCGGCTTCAACGTGGAGGTCATGAACCGCCGGGGCTTTTGTCCTATCAGCCAGATCGACATCCGGTACGTCGAACAACCCGAGCAGTATGTAGGCGAAAGTTACGAGTTTCTGATTACCCGTCTCGAAGAACGGAACATCGTCGTCTCCCGGCGCGACCTCCTGAACCGCGAACTGGAAAAGACTCGCGCTGAATTCATGGAGACCTTGTCGGTCGGCTCCGTCATCGAAGGTGAAGTGGTCAAACTGATGCCCTACGGCGCCTTTGTGCGGATCGCTCCGGGCGTCGAAGGGATGGCGCACATCTCGGAGCTGGGCTGGTCGCGCGTCGAGAGACCCGAAGATGTTCTGAGGGCGGGGGAGCGGGTCAAGGTCAAGGTGATCGGTGTTCAGCAGGCGGACAACCCTCGCCAGGCCAAGATCTCCCTCTCCATCAAACAGCTGAGCAGCGACCCCTGGGACACGGTCCAGGAGACCGTGCAGGACGGACAGCACCTCACCGGGCGGGTGGTCCGATGCGCGCCTTTCGGCGTCTTCGTGGAGATCGCGCCCGGGATCGAAGGCCTGGTTCATATCAGCGAGATGAGCTATACCCGGCGCGTGGCAAAGCCCGAAGACCTCGTCGCCCCAGGAGACCCGGTCAGCGTCGTGGTCAAACGGGTCGATCCGGAAAACCGGCGCATCTCCCTTAGCATGAAGGATGCCGAAGGCGATCCGTGGGCCCTGGTCGGCCAGAAATACCCCGTTGGAAAGACCGTAACCGGGACCATCGAAAAGAAAGGCCCTTTCGGTTTTTTCATCAACCTGGAACCCGGGATCACCGGCTTGATGCCGAAATCGAAGATGAAGGCCGCAGCGGATGAAGCGGCTTTGGACCGTCTGAAAGAGGGCGACCCGATTGAGGCAACGGTAAGCGAAATCAACCCTGCGGAGCGTAAAATCACGTTGCTGCCGCCGGCCAAGACCGTGCAGGAAGAAGACAGCTGGCAGAGCTTCAGCCAGAGCGGCAAGGGGCCGCTCGGCTCCCTCGGAGCCGAGCTCGAAAAGGTCCTGAGGCCCAAGAATCGCGCCTAG
- the cls gene encoding cardiolipin synthase — protein MEWIHWLLLILDGALALAAAGHALLHKRDPRAALGWATVCLAFPPLGPILYFLFGFNRVRTRAQKLSLPDGPDAADEASDTPHHGTLPFEDASLPQGWRDVIRVSEALTGHRPSAGNRIGIFHNGEETYPAMLAAIDGARHSVFLSTYIFESNRTGRTFIERLGEASRRGVDVRVLLDGLGEWYSLPRAGNLLRKAGVRMARFLPPRIIPPSFSINLRNHRKVLVVDGRSVFLGGMNIGDRHLAQDTSKRTRIVDAHFRVEGPVVARIEQAFLHDWHFCTGETLKGSGELPGAAGDVVCQVVLDGPDEDLDKLGMILVTAVSEAQERVWIMTPYFLPPRDLIGALQTAALKGVDVRIILPGRNNLPFVHWATRNMLWELLRRQVRVYYQPPPFVHSKLLIVDDFYAQVGSANIDPRSLRLNFELTLEIYSPSIAASIAAHMAESLAKAKEFGLDDLERRSLAARLRDALAWVLSPYL, from the coding sequence TTGGAATGGATTCACTGGTTGCTGCTGATCCTCGATGGTGCTTTGGCCTTGGCGGCTGCCGGCCATGCGCTCCTCCACAAACGCGATCCCCGGGCGGCCCTCGGCTGGGCGACGGTCTGCCTGGCCTTTCCCCCGCTCGGACCGATCCTCTATTTTCTCTTCGGTTTCAACCGCGTGCGGACGCGCGCACAGAAGCTTTCTCTTCCCGATGGTCCCGATGCGGCGGATGAGGCCTCCGACACGCCCCACCACGGGACGCTGCCCTTCGAGGATGCCTCCCTCCCGCAGGGCTGGCGGGATGTCATTCGGGTGTCGGAGGCGCTCACGGGCCATCGCCCGAGTGCAGGCAATCGCATCGGGATCTTTCACAATGGGGAAGAGACCTATCCGGCTATGCTGGCGGCCATCGACGGGGCGCGGCATTCCGTCTTTCTTTCGACGTACATCTTCGAGTCCAACCGCACGGGCCGGACCTTTATCGAGAGGCTGGGAGAGGCATCCCGCCGGGGCGTGGATGTCCGGGTGCTGCTGGACGGGCTCGGGGAGTGGTACAGCCTCCCGAGGGCCGGCAACCTGCTAAGAAAGGCGGGGGTGCGGATGGCCCGCTTTCTACCCCCCCGGATCATCCCGCCCAGTTTCAGCATCAACCTCAGAAATCACCGCAAGGTCCTCGTCGTGGATGGGCGCAGCGTTTTCTTGGGCGGCATGAACATCGGCGACCGGCACCTCGCGCAGGACACGAGCAAACGGACGCGGATCGTCGATGCCCACTTCCGGGTCGAAGGGCCGGTGGTCGCGCGGATCGAACAGGCCTTCCTGCATGACTGGCATTTCTGTACGGGAGAGACGCTGAAGGGTAGCGGGGAATTGCCGGGGGCGGCGGGGGATGTGGTTTGCCAGGTGGTCCTGGACGGCCCCGACGAGGATCTCGACAAGCTCGGGATGATCTTGGTGACTGCGGTTTCCGAGGCCCAGGAACGGGTCTGGATCATGACGCCTTATTTTCTGCCTCCGAGGGATCTGATCGGTGCACTGCAGACGGCCGCTCTCAAAGGAGTGGATGTGCGGATCATCCTGCCGGGCCGGAACAACCTCCCCTTCGTGCACTGGGCGACGCGCAACATGCTCTGGGAACTTCTGCGCCGGCAGGTGCGGGTCTATTACCAGCCGCCCCCCTTTGTGCACAGCAAGCTCCTCATCGTGGACGATTTCTACGCCCAGGTGGGTTCGGCGAATATCGACCCGAGAAGCCTGCGCCTCAATTTCGAGTTGACCCTGGAGATCTACAGCCCGTCGATCGCGGCCTCGATCGCTGCCCACATGGCCGAAAGCCTCGCAAAGGCCAAGGAATTCGGCCTGGACGATCTCGAAAGGCGCTCTTTGGCCGCCAGGCTGCGCGATGCCCTGGCATGGGTGCTTTCCCCATACCTCTAG
- the glgC gene encoding glucose-1-phosphate adenylyltransferase translates to MKDTIAFIMAGGRGERLMPLTLDRCKPAVPFGGIYRLIDFTLSNCVNSQIYKIVVLPQYKSQSLNEHLEAGWNIFNQKIGQFLKVVPPQQRTGPEWYQGTADSIRQNLYLIRRYKPRHILILSGDHIYKMDYSRFQRYHQEHDADISISLLEVDKSLAHQFGVAVVDENYRITGFQEKPKQDAQTIPGDPQHVLASMGIYLFRAETLLDILESTDAYDFGGEIIPSLVESHRIYAYPYRSQNAIEDYIYVTLENGERQLRREPRTRDSSYWRDVGTLDAYWNANMDLTGVDPYFNLYGRNWPIHTFQIPAPPAKFIFADERSSDRRVGKALNSIVAPGCIVSGVVRDSVLSYNVVVRSWASVEESVILDDVVVGRHCKIKKAIVDKLNNIPDHTEIGYRPDEDRQRFPVTSRGIVVVPKGYFRKDDAA, encoded by the coding sequence ATGAAAGATACGATCGCCTTCATCATGGCGGGGGGGCGCGGCGAGCGGCTCATGCCGCTGACCCTGGACCGCTGCAAACCGGCGGTGCCCTTCGGAGGCATCTACCGCCTGATCGATTTTACCCTGAGCAACTGCGTCAATTCGCAGATCTACAAGATCGTGGTGCTCCCCCAGTACAAGTCCCAGTCCCTGAACGAGCACCTGGAGGCGGGTTGGAACATCTTCAATCAGAAGATCGGCCAGTTCCTCAAGGTGGTGCCTCCACAGCAGCGCACGGGGCCCGAATGGTATCAGGGGACGGCGGATTCCATCCGCCAAAACCTCTATCTGATCCGGCGCTACAAGCCACGCCACATCCTGATCCTCTCGGGGGATCACATCTACAAGATGGATTACTCCCGCTTCCAGCGGTACCACCAGGAGCACGACGCGGACATCTCGATCTCGCTCCTCGAGGTGGACAAGTCCCTCGCGCATCAGTTCGGTGTGGCGGTGGTCGATGAGAATTACCGGATCACGGGATTTCAGGAAAAGCCCAAGCAGGATGCGCAGACCATCCCCGGAGATCCCCAGCACGTATTGGCCTCCATGGGGATCTACCTCTTTCGCGCCGAGACCCTGCTCGACATCCTCGAGTCTACCGACGCCTACGACTTCGGCGGCGAGATCATCCCGAGCCTGGTCGAGAGCCACCGGATCTATGCCTATCCCTACCGCAGCCAGAACGCCATCGAAGACTACATCTATGTGACCCTTGAAAACGGCGAGCGCCAGCTCCGGCGGGAGCCCCGCACCCGTGATTCCTCCTACTGGCGGGATGTCGGCACGCTCGACGCCTACTGGAACGCCAACATGGACCTGACCGGAGTGGATCCCTATTTCAACCTCTATGGTCGAAACTGGCCGATCCACACCTTCCAGATCCCGGCGCCGCCGGCCAAGTTCATCTTCGCGGACGAGCGTTCGAGCGACCGGCGCGTGGGCAAGGCCCTCAATTCCATCGTCGCGCCGGGCTGCATCGTGAGCGGGGTCGTGAGGGATTCCGTTCTCTCCTACAATGTGGTCGTCCGCAGTTGGGCGTCGGTCGAGGAATCCGTGATCCTGGACGATGTGGTGGTCGGCCGCCATTGCAAGATCAAGAAGGCGATTGTCGACAAGCTCAACAACATCCCGGACCATACCGAGATCGGCTACCGTCCCGATGAGGATCGGCAGCGCTTCCCCGTCACCTCACGCGGCATCGTGGTGGTGCCCAAGGGCTACTTCAGGAAAGACGACGCCGCGTAA
- a CDS encoding histidinol-phosphatase HisJ family protein, with the protein MSTCWAPLDLPDYHIHTPLCHHAVGAVAEYKAAAAAKGVPEICFTDHAPTDTDYDPAHRMTLQEFPRYCSMIEDIRTPGPPEVLFGVEADYYTGCGTFLENWLPRHAFDLVIGSVHFIASWGFDNPGERHVWDAVDVTEIWKRYFALICELADTRLFDVAGHLDLPKKFDYRPPGAALKEMAAPALDRIAEAGMGIELNTAGLRKPVGEIYPSLELLTWAGERGIPICFGSDAHQPEDVGEGFPEALKLAYAAGYTEYFRIRQRRKTLLPLPPIPAPPP; encoded by the coding sequence ATGTCGACTTGCTGGGCACCGCTCGATCTGCCCGATTACCACATCCACACCCCGCTCTGCCACCATGCCGTCGGTGCGGTGGCGGAATATAAGGCCGCGGCCGCAGCGAAGGGGGTCCCGGAGATCTGTTTCACCGATCACGCGCCCACCGACACGGATTACGACCCGGCCCACCGCATGACGCTCCAGGAGTTTCCGCGCTACTGCAGCATGATCGAGGACATTCGGACCCCGGGGCCTCCGGAGGTCCTCTTCGGAGTCGAGGCGGATTACTATACGGGTTGCGGGACCTTTCTCGAGAACTGGCTGCCACGTCATGCCTTCGACCTGGTCATCGGTTCGGTCCACTTCATTGCCTCCTGGGGTTTTGACAACCCCGGCGAGCGCCACGTGTGGGATGCTGTGGACGTGACCGAAATCTGGAAACGGTACTTCGCGCTGATCTGCGAACTGGCGGACACACGCCTTTTCGACGTCGCGGGGCACCTCGACCTGCCGAAGAAGTTCGATTACCGGCCCCCCGGCGCGGCCCTCAAGGAGATGGCCGCACCGGCCCTCGACCGGATCGCGGAGGCCGGGATGGGGATCGAGCTGAACACGGCTGGGCTCCGCAAGCCCGTCGGAGAGATCTACCCCTCCCTGGAGCTGCTCACCTGGGCCGGCGAACGCGGCATTCCCATCTGCTTCGGGTCGGACGCGCACCAGCCGGAGGACGTGGGCGAAGGATTCCCGGAGGCCTTGAAGCTCGCCTATGCCGCGGGCTACACGGAGTATTTCCGGATCAGACAGCGCCGCAAAACGCTCCTCCCTCTGCCGCCGATTCCAGCCCCGCCCCCCTGA